Within Flagellimonas maritima, the genomic segment CAGGAGATTATTTTAATGTTACTGAAGTATTGTCTTCCAGCAATTTGGACCCCAACTCTACACCAAACAACAACAATGTATTCGAAAACGATCAAGATAGTGCAGGGACCACACCAATTCCAGCGGCCGATTTATTATTGGAGATAACCGTTAATAATGAGTTTCCCGATGTAGGCTCGAACGTAACGTTTACGGTGACCTTGACCAATGAAGGTCCCAGCGATGCTACAGGGGTGATTGTTGAAGATACTTTACCCTCAGGATATACCTATGTGTCGGATGATTCAAGTGGAACTTATGATGCAGGTAGTGGAGAATGGAATGTGGGCTCAATTTTGGGGGGAGATAGTATCGAGCTCAACCTAATTGCACTGGTAAACGCCACTGGAGATTACACCAATGTGGCAGAAGTTATTGCTTCCGTACAAACGGATCCTGATTCCACCCCTGGTAATGGTATTTTGACTGAAGATGATCAAGATGAACAATCTACAACTCCAAGAACGGTTACTGATATTTCAATATCAAAAACAGCAGATAATCTAAGCCCTTTGGTAGGAGATCAGTTGGTATTCACCGTTACCGTCAACAATGCAGGTCCAAATGATGCTACTGGACTGGTTATAGAAGATGCTTTGGGAACGGGGTATAGCTTTATATCGGCTACAGCATCCTCAGGAAATTATGATGCTATTTCAGGAGCTTGGGCTTTACCCGATATTGCCAATGGCACATCCGAAACATTACAGGTGACTGCTTTGGTAAGACCGAACGGAAATTATACAAACACCGCAGAACTGATTGCCTTGAATACATTTGATCCAGATTCTGCACCCAACAATAATTTGAATACTGAGGACGACCAAGATACCGTAATTCCTGTTCCAGAGGGATTATCAGACCTGTCTTTGACCAAAACAGTAGATAACCCAACACCAAACGTAGGAGATGTAGTTGAATTTACGGTTAACCTTACCAATAGTGGGTCAAGTGATGCTATCGGCGTAGTGGTTACTGACCTCTTACCATCCGGTTACACCTATCAATCACATGTTACAACAGTTGGAACTTACAGTTTCAGAACAGGGATTTGGAATATCAACAGTACCATTTTTAATCAAAATACGGAGACTCTGGTGATATTGGCAACGGTAAACACGCCGACTGAAAATCCAGATGAATATCTTAATGTAGCTGAAATAACAACAAGCAGTTTCGCTGACCCGGATAGTAATCCAAACCAAGGAATCGATGTAGATGATTTTTCGGATGGTATTGAGGACGATGATGAAGCTATTGCTTTTGTGACTCCACAAACAACCGATATTTCAATAACGAAAACCGTGGATATTGACACGCCAAATATCGGTGATGAAGTAATATTTACGATAACGGCAATCAATCAGGGAAATCTGGTTGCAACCAATATTGGAATAGAGGACAAATTGCCTCTTGGATATAAATTGATTGCCTCACAAGCCTCAGAAGGAATTTATGACGAAATCTCGGGATTTTGGGAAATGGATAATCTGGAGGTTTTGGCCACTGCCAATCTTCAACTCACCGTTGAGGTTCTGGATATCAATGACTACTTGAATACTGCAAGCTTATTATTTGTAGATCAGTTGGATGTAGATGACACCAACGACTCGGACCAAGCTTTCGTAGAACCTTCGTGTTTGATAGTATATAACGAATTCTCACCCAATGGCGATGGAGTCAACGAATTCTTTAAGATTGATTGTATTTCAAGATACCCCAATAATGTACTTCAAATCTACAATCGATGGGGAAATATTGTGTTTGAACAACGCGCTTATAACAACGACTGGGATGGAATATCAATGGGTCGTTCTACAGTACAGCAAGGTGATTTATTGCCAGTGGGCACGTACTATTATGTGCTGGATCTTGGTGATGGTTCCGAACCAAAAACGGATTGGTTATATATAAATCGATAAGGAAAGGGTATGCGCAAAGTCAATAAAATACAAGAAATAAGATCATGGCTACAATATACCTGCATGTTCATCTTGTTGTCAGGAATTTTTACTAGCTCTGCACAACAAGATCCGCAATTTACACAGTATATGTACAACACCTTGAGCGTGAATCCAGCATATGCAGGTTCACGTGGACACCTTACTGCCTTGTTAATACACCGTTCCCAGTGGGTAGGTGTAAATGGTGCACCCACTTCACAAGTGTTGGCAGTGGATGGTCCTATGGGAAATAATGTAGGATTGGGTCTCGTTCTTTCACATGATGCTTTGGGGCCTTCTTCAGAGGTTTTTGTGGACGGTAACTTTTCATATACGCTCAAACTGGACGATTCCAATAGAAAGCTATCTTTTGGTTTAAAAGCAGGAGGAAGACTTTTCAATGTGGATTTTTCAAAAGGATTGGTCGAAAACCCTGATATCGCTTTTCAGAATAATGTAGAAAACAAGTTCTTTCCAACTATAGGAGCGGGTGTTTATTATCATACATCCAAAGGTTATTTAGGGCTTGCGGTCCCTAATTTCTTTTCAGAAGACCATTACGATGGAGAGGAGCAGGAGATAGCATCAGAACGATTGCATTATTTTTTAATAGGTGGAAAAATTGTTGATGTGACCCCAGATATTAAATTTAAACCTGCCTTTTTTGTAAAGTGGGTACCTGGTGCTCCTATAATTGCAGATGTTTCTGCAAATGTGTTGCTAAAAGAAACTTTCAATTTTGGTCTTGCCTATAGATGGGATGATTCATTTTCAGCGCTGTTGGGACTTCAGATATCTCCTGATTTGAGCGTTGGTTATGCATATGACCTAACTACAACCGATTTAAGGAGTTACACGAGCGGTACACACGAAATCTTTTTGCGTTACGAATTCAAAACTGTGGAAAAACGGCTTAAATCACCAAGATTTTACTAAGATGGGAATAAAAAAAATGTACATAGTCGTACTCTTTTTGTCGCTGGCTTGTTTTTCAAGTGCGCAACTAAAATACAATGATGCGGATACAAACTTTGATAACCTATTGTACGTAAAGGCTGCAAAACAATATGAAAGTATTTTTCAAAAAGGTGATGATTCCCAACACATACTCCAAAGGCTTGGTGATGCCTACTTTTTTAATACCGATATGGAAAATGCGGTCAAATGGTATGGATTGCTTTTTTCCAAGTATGAAAAAAAATTGCAACCTGAATATGGGTTTAGGTATATCCATGCCCTAAAAGGAGTCGGAAATTATCGGCTTGCAAAAGCTATCATGAAAATCTACACTAAAAAGTTGGATACTTCGGAATTTACCGTGGCCCAGTTGGAGGATAACGATGACAAGTTGGATGAGCTCTTGAACGGACAGCCACAATTTTATATTTCAAATTTGGGAATAAATACGCCCTTGGCAGATTTTGGACCTACGTATTATAAGGACAAAATCGTTTTTTCCTCAAGCCGTGATTCACTAAGGTTTGAAACCAATGTTTATGAATGGAACAACCAACCTTATCTTGATTTTTTTATGGCGGATACCACAGATTTAGGGTCTGACTTGGTACAGGTGGTCAATTTTTCAGAAATACTGAACTCCAAATATCATGAAGCGGCTGCTACATTTATTCCAGAGGGCAATATAATTTATTTTACCAGAAACAACTATGCCAATAACGATTTGGGCAGGGATGATGAAGGTACAAATCATTTAAAAATATATACGTCCGAATTAAAGGGAGGGGAATGGACTTTGCCTGAAGAAGTGCCTTTTAATAGTGAAACGTATTCCACAGGGCAACCAGCGTTGAGTCCAGATGGTAAATTTCTATTTTTTGTATCCGATATGCCTGGAAGCATAGGTGGGACCGATATTTTTATGGTAGAACTGATGAAAGACGGAAGCTTTTCGGAACCTATAAATCTTGGCCCAAAGATTAATACCAGTGGAAGGGAAATGTTTCCATTTGTCACAGAAGAAAGATTGTACTTTGCTTCAGACGGGCATTTGGGTCTTGGTGGTCTCGATATATTTGAAAGTGAATTGGGTGTAAATGGGTTTGGGATTCCAGAAAATCTGGGAAAACCTATCAATAGCAACAAGGATGATTTTGCCTATATCGTAAGGGAATCGACAAATAGAGGTTATTTTTCTTCCAACAGAAAAGGTGGAAATGGAGATGATGATATTTACTCGTTCCAAAGGATGAAAGAAACCTGCGGACAAACTGTAAAGGGCAGTGTGATAAGAAAAGCCAATGCACAGCCTATTGTAGATGTAAATGTTATTCTCTTTTCTAAAGATGGAACTGTCTTGGACAGAACAATAACTGATTCCACTGGTGCGTATGGCTTTGATTTTGAGTTGGACTGTGAAGCAAAACATACTGTAAAAATTAATAAAGAAGGATTTTTGCCGGGAGAAAAGGAATTTTTCACGACAAATGAAAAAGGTTATACGAAAAACGTTCATTTAGAAATAATCAAAGAACTGAATAATCTCATTGTTAGAGAAAACGGAATTCTTAAAATCAAAATTGACAATATTTATTTTGATTTGAACGAGGCAAATATTCGCCAAGATGCCGCTCAAGAACTGAATAAAATAGTGGAAGTGATGAAAGAGTATCCAAAAATGATTATAAAGATTGAAGCGCACACAGATTCCAGAGGAAGTGATCGCT encodes:
- a CDS encoding gliding motility-associated C-terminal domain-containing protein — protein: MNIPLTHQKKGSLFLFFLFLFTSSQLCYAQNADLELELLVSDSSPDVGDTVTFTINLSNFGDTDATGVSVRNFVPDGFGSIVAISNGGTFDLGTRNIIWSGLGVTLGANTQVLTFNANVLSPTGTSGEYEHIAEVTASDQNDPDSTPNNDTGNQSEDDEDALIAAPQQADLSLTKIVVDNNLAPNVGEEIRFEIIVSNDGPDDATNVSVVDQLLSGFNFEQYSSTSGNYNQGTGIWQVGTVANGTSETLLIDVTVNSTGNFTNTSQVIASDGFDTDSTPSNGVSSEDDQDDVALTPQPVVDISLDIDVDNASPDVNTNVIFTLTVSNNGPSNATSVEVTDVLPSGFTYISDDGAGDYLDTTGIWDVGTLTNGSTETLNITALVNASGDYVNVAEVTGHDQQDNDSTPNNNILAEDDQDSVSINPTPIVDVSISKIADDLTPNVGEEIVFTVTVENDGPNDATNTVITDVLQSGYGFVSAVPSIGTYEPLNGSWTIGNLGNGTSETLVITADVLATGNYSNTAELTALAEKDIDSAPANNDSTEDDQETILPVPIAISDLVLRKSVDVLSPLVGDEVIFNISLANNGPSNVTGVEVLDLLPSGYTYVSNSRTAGVYVPATGIWELNGTVPNGTIETLNIVARVNPAGDYFNVTEVLSSSNLDPNSTPNNNNVFENDQDSAGTTPIPAADLLLEITVNNEFPDVGSNVTFTVTLTNEGPSDATGVIVEDTLPSGYTYVSDDSSGTYDAGSGEWNVGSILGGDSIELNLIALVNATGDYTNVAEVIASVQTDPDSTPGNGILTEDDQDEQSTTPRTVTDISISKTADNLSPLVGDQLVFTVTVNNAGPNDATGLVIEDALGTGYSFISATASSGNYDAISGAWALPDIANGTSETLQVTALVRPNGNYTNTAELIALNTFDPDSAPNNNLNTEDDQDTVIPVPEGLSDLSLTKTVDNPTPNVGDVVEFTVNLTNSGSSDAIGVVVTDLLPSGYTYQSHVTTVGTYSFRTGIWNINSTIFNQNTETLVILATVNTPTENPDEYLNVAEITTSSFADPDSNPNQGIDVDDFSDGIEDDDEAIAFVTPQTTDISITKTVDIDTPNIGDEVIFTITAINQGNLVATNIGIEDKLPLGYKLIASQASEGIYDEISGFWEMDNLEVLATANLQLTVEVLDINDYLNTASLLFVDQLDVDDTNDSDQAFVEPSCLIVYNEFSPNGDGVNEFFKIDCISRYPNNVLQIYNRWGNIVFEQRAYNNDWDGISMGRSTVQQGDLLPVGTYYYVLDLGDGSEPKTDWLYINR
- a CDS encoding type IX secretion system membrane protein PorP/SprF: MFILLSGIFTSSAQQDPQFTQYMYNTLSVNPAYAGSRGHLTALLIHRSQWVGVNGAPTSQVLAVDGPMGNNVGLGLVLSHDALGPSSEVFVDGNFSYTLKLDDSNRKLSFGLKAGGRLFNVDFSKGLVENPDIAFQNNVENKFFPTIGAGVYYHTSKGYLGLAVPNFFSEDHYDGEEQEIASERLHYFLIGGKIVDVTPDIKFKPAFFVKWVPGAPIIADVSANVLLKETFNFGLAYRWDDSFSALLGLQISPDLSVGYAYDLTTTDLRSYTSGTHEIFLRYEFKTVEKRLKSPRFY
- a CDS encoding OmpA family protein: MGIKKMYIVVLFLSLACFSSAQLKYNDADTNFDNLLYVKAAKQYESIFQKGDDSQHILQRLGDAYFFNTDMENAVKWYGLLFSKYEKKLQPEYGFRYIHALKGVGNYRLAKAIMKIYTKKLDTSEFTVAQLEDNDDKLDELLNGQPQFYISNLGINTPLADFGPTYYKDKIVFSSSRDSLRFETNVYEWNNQPYLDFFMADTTDLGSDLVQVVNFSEILNSKYHEAAATFIPEGNIIYFTRNNYANNDLGRDDEGTNHLKIYTSELKGGEWTLPEEVPFNSETYSTGQPALSPDGKFLFFVSDMPGSIGGTDIFMVELMKDGSFSEPINLGPKINTSGREMFPFVTEERLYFASDGHLGLGGLDIFESELGVNGFGIPENLGKPINSNKDDFAYIVRESTNRGYFSSNRKGGNGDDDIYSFQRMKETCGQTVKGSVIRKANAQPIVDVNVILFSKDGTVLDRTITDSTGAYGFDFELDCEAKHTVKINKEGFLPGEKEFFTTNEKGYTKNVHLEIIKELNNLIVRENGILKIKIDNIYFDLNEANIRQDAAQELNKIVEVMKEYPKMIIKIEAHTDSRGSDRYNETLSDKRAKATGSYIISQGIEANRIESAIGYGEKTLLNQCSNGVKCTTEEHDENRRSEFIITKLE